In Chlorocebus sabaeus isolate Y175 chromosome 11, mChlSab1.0.hap1, whole genome shotgun sequence, one DNA window encodes the following:
- the B3GNT4 gene encoding LOW QUALITY PROTEIN: N-acetyllactosaminide beta-1,3-N-acetylglucosaminyltransferase 4 (The sequence of the model RefSeq protein was modified relative to this genomic sequence to represent the inferred CDS: inserted 1 base in 1 codon) codes for MLPPQPSAAHQGRGGRSGXLPKGPAMLRRLGWLVSYSLAVLLLGCLLFLRKEAKPAGDPTAHQPFWAPPAPSHSWCPPNHTVASASLSLPSRHRLFLTYRHCRNFSILLEPSGCSKDTFLLLAIKSQPGHVERRAAIRSTWGRAGGWAKGRQLKLVFLLGVAGPAPPAQLLAYESREFDDILQWDFTEDFFNLTLKELHLQRWVVAACPQAHFMLKGDDDVFVHVPNVLEFLDGWDPAQDLLVGDVIRQALPNRNTKVKYFIPLSMYRATHYPPYAGGGGYVMSRATVRRLQATMEEAELFPIDDVFVGMCLRRLGLSPMHHAGFKTFGIRQPLDPLDPCLYRGLLLVHRLSPLEMWTMWALVTDEGLKCAAAPIPQR; via the exons ATGCTTCCTCCCCAGCCTTCCGCAGCCCACCAGGGAAGGGGCGGTAGGAGTG CCTTACCAAAG GGACCAGCAATGCTCCGCAGGCTGGGCTGGCTGGTCTCGTACAGCCTGGCTGTGCTGTTGCTCGGCTGCCTGCTCTTCCTGAGGAAGGAGGCCAAGCCCGCAGGAGACCCCACGGCCCACCAGCCTTTCTGGGCTCCCCCAGCACCCAGTCACAGCTGGTGTCCACCCAATCACACAGTGGCTAGCGCTTCTCTGTCCCTGCCTAGCCGTCACCGCCTCTTCTTGACATATCGCCACTGCCGAAATTTCTCTATCTTGCTGGAGCCTTCAGGCTGTTCCAAGGATACCTTCTTGCTCCTGGCCATCAAGTCACAGCCTGGTCACGTGGAGCGCCGTGCGGCTATCCGCAGCacgtggggcagggctgggggctgggctaAGGGCCGGCAGCTGAAGCTGGTGTTCCTCCTGGGGGTGGCAGGACCCGCTCCCCCAGCCCAGCTGCTGGCCTATGAGAGCAGGGAGTTTGATGACATCCTCCAGTGGGACTTCACTGAGGACTTCTTCAACCTGACGCTCAAGGAGCTCCATCTGCAGCGCTGGGTGGTGGCTGCCTGCCCCCAGGCCCACTTCATGCTAAAGGGAGATGATGATGTCTTTGTCCACGTTCCCAATGTGTTAGAGTTCCTGGATGGCTGGGACCCGGCCCAGGACCTCCTGGTGGGAGATGTCATCCGCCAAGCCCTGCCCAACAGGAACACTAAGGTCAAATACTTCATCCCACTCTCAATGTACAGAGCCACCCACTACCCACCCTATGCTGGTGGGGGAGGATATGTCATGTCCAGAGCCACCGTGCGGCGCCTCCAGGCTACCATGGAAGAGGCTGAACTCTTCCCCATTGATGACGTCTTTGTGGGTATGTGCCTGAGGAGGCTGGGGCTGAGCCCCATGCACCATGCTGGCTTCAAGACATTTGGAATCCGGCAGCCCCTGGACCCTTTAGACCCCTGCCTGTATAGGGGGCTCCTGCTGGTGCACCGCCTCAGCCCCCTAGAGATGTGGACCATGTGGGCACTGGTGACAGATGAGGGGCTCAAGTGTGCAGCTGCCCCCATACCCCAGCGCTGA